One segment of Nostoc piscinale CENA21 DNA contains the following:
- the recG gene encoding ATP-dependent DNA helicase RecG, translating into MTNDTPDWIRLHKALAVEAENGFKDLMGRQYRFSEFLSLTFGKFPAALPAIERRRWQELATKFADYPNLAVKDRQNLIATTRRYLDQLQKQLEDPEELEKQGKNYKSKIPNSTPVVNEVSRRLAPRIDQKLSDLPEIGIRKADKLAALRLYTVRDLLFYYPRDHIDYARQVNIRELQAGETVTIVASVKRCNCFTSPKNQKLSILELVLKDNTGQIKVGRFSAGARFTSRGWQESMKRRYPVGSVVAACGLVKESKYGLTLDNPELEVLANPGDTIESLTIGRVVPIYALTEGIMANMMRQAVIAALPAAAALKDPLPKGLREKYNLMELKDAIANIHFPSDSDTLQAARRRLVFDEFFYLQLGLLQRQQQAKAIQTSAVLAPKGQLIEKFYEILPFQLTGAQQRVLNDILNDLQKTTPMNRLVQGDVGSGKTVVAVVAILAAIQSGYQAALMAPTEVLAEQHYRKLVSWFNLLHLPVELLTGSTKTAKRREIHSLLATGQLPLLVGTHALIQDPVNFHRLGLVVIDEQHRFGVKQRALLQQKGEQPHVLTMTATPIPRTLALTIHGDLDVSQIDELPPGRQKIQTTALTSQQRNHAYDLIRREVAQGRQTYVVLPLVEESEKLDLRSAVEEHQKLQETVFPEFQVGLLHGRMSSAEKDEAITNFRDNKTQILVSTTVVEVGVDVPNATVMLIENAERFGLSQLHQLRGRVGRGAAQSYCLLMSSSRSPDAQQRLKVLEQSQDGFFISEMDMRFRGPGEVLGTRQSGVPDFTLASLVEDEEVLLLARQAAEKVIEIDVTLERWYLMKEELKYRYDRLMGGAILT; encoded by the coding sequence ATGACTAATGACACACCAGATTGGATACGCTTACATAAAGCCTTGGCTGTAGAGGCAGAAAATGGCTTTAAAGACTTGATGGGCAGACAATACCGCTTTAGTGAATTTCTCAGCCTGACTTTTGGGAAATTTCCGGCGGCTTTGCCTGCTATTGAGCGTCGCCGTTGGCAAGAATTAGCAACAAAATTTGCCGACTATCCCAATTTGGCAGTCAAAGACAGACAAAACTTAATTGCTACCACTCGCAGGTATCTTGACCAACTGCAAAAACAACTAGAAGATCCAGAGGAGTTAGAGAAGCAGGGAAAAAATTATAAATCAAAAATTCCCAATTCTACGCCTGTGGTGAATGAAGTCAGTCGCAGACTAGCACCCAGAATTGACCAAAAACTCAGCGACTTGCCAGAAATAGGTATTCGCAAAGCTGATAAATTAGCAGCTTTGCGTTTGTACACGGTGCGAGATTTGCTGTTTTACTATCCCCGCGACCATATTGATTATGCGCGTCAAGTCAATATCCGCGAGTTACAGGCGGGTGAGACGGTCACTATTGTGGCTAGTGTAAAGCGTTGCAATTGTTTCACTAGCCCCAAAAATCAAAAATTATCAATTTTAGAACTGGTGCTAAAAGATAATACCGGACAAATTAAAGTCGGTCGCTTTTCGGCGGGGGCGCGGTTTACCAGCCGTGGTTGGCAAGAAAGTATGAAACGCCGCTATCCAGTCGGGAGTGTGGTGGCGGCTTGTGGGTTGGTGAAAGAAAGTAAATACGGCTTGACACTAGATAACCCAGAATTGGAAGTTTTGGCAAATCCAGGAGACACCATTGAATCTTTGACTATTGGGCGGGTAGTGCCAATTTATGCCCTGACCGAGGGGATAATGGCGAATATGATGCGTCAGGCGGTGATAGCAGCTTTACCTGCTGCGGCTGCTCTCAAAGACCCACTACCCAAGGGTTTGCGAGAAAAGTATAATTTGATGGAATTGAAAGATGCGATCGCTAATATTCACTTTCCCTCTGATAGCGATACTTTACAAGCTGCCCGCCGTCGTCTGGTCTTTGATGAGTTTTTCTACCTGCAACTCGGTTTACTCCAACGTCAGCAACAAGCCAAAGCCATTCAAACCAGCGCCGTACTTGCGCCTAAAGGACAATTAATTGAAAAATTTTACGAAATCTTACCTTTTCAACTGACTGGCGCACAGCAACGAGTCCTGAATGATATTTTGAATGATTTGCAAAAAACCACACCAATGAATCGTTTGGTACAGGGCGATGTTGGTTCTGGGAAAACAGTCGTGGCTGTGGTAGCAATTTTAGCGGCAATTCAATCTGGCTACCAAGCCGCCTTGATGGCTCCTACAGAAGTCTTGGCAGAACAACATTATCGTAAGTTAGTTAGCTGGTTTAATTTATTACATTTGCCTGTGGAATTGCTCACAGGTTCCACCAAAACTGCCAAACGTCGAGAAATTCATTCATTATTAGCCACAGGGCAATTACCTTTATTAGTAGGCACTCACGCCTTAATTCAAGACCCGGTAAACTTTCACCGCTTGGGTTTGGTCGTCATTGATGAACAACATCGCTTTGGGGTGAAGCAACGGGCGTTACTACAACAAAAAGGTGAACAACCCCATGTTTTAACAATGACCGCGACTCCCATTCCCCGGACATTAGCCTTGACAATTCACGGAGATTTAGATGTCAGCCAAATTGATGAATTACCACCAGGAAGGCAAAAAATTCAAACCACTGCATTAACTAGCCAGCAGCGTAACCATGCTTACGACCTCATCCGCCGCGAAGTTGCCCAAGGTAGGCAAACTTATGTGGTGTTGCCTTTAGTGGAAGAATCTGAGAAATTAGACTTGCGATCAGCAGTAGAGGAGCATCAAAAGTTACAAGAAACCGTCTTTCCCGAATTTCAAGTCGGGTTACTGCATGGGCGCATGAGTTCCGCCGAGAAAGACGAAGCCATTACCAACTTTCGAGATAACAAAACCCAAATTTTAGTATCTACCACAGTAGTTGAAGTTGGTGTAGATGTACCTAATGCTACTGTGATGCTCATTGAAAATGCAGAGCGATTTGGTTTATCTCAACTGCACCAACTACGGGGGCGTGTAGGTCGGGGTGCGGCTCAGTCTTATTGTTTGTTGATGAGTAGTTCTAGAAGTCCTGATGCTCAACAACGGTTGAAGGTCTTGGAACAATCACAGGATGGCTTCTTCATTTCGGAAATGGATATGCGTTTTCGTGGCCCTGGTGAAGTGTTGGGAACTCGCCAATCGGGTGTGCCAGATTTTACCTTAGCTAGTTTGGTTGAAGATGAAGAAGTATTATTACTAGCACGGCAAGCCGCAGAGAAAGTTATCGAGATTGATGTTACCCTAGAACGCTGGTATTTGATGAAAGAAGAGTTGAAATATCGGTATGACAGATTAATGGGAGGCGCTATTTTAACTTGA